From the endosymbiont of Bathymodiolus septemdierum str. Myojin knoll genome, one window contains:
- the clpX gene encoding ATP-dependent Clp protease ATP-binding subunit ClpX gives MAEQTTSNKGLNCSFCGKEKSAVARLIAGPGVYICNECVESCHGLLEEETIKKMTEAHQDWDYTPKQLRDFLNEYVIGQAHAKKVLSVAVYNHYKRLQSGYISNDVELDKSNILMIGPTGSGKTLLAQTLARLLDVPFTVADATTLTEAGYVGDDVENVIKSLLSKCDFDADRAERGIIFIDEIDKISRRSDSPSITRDVSGEGVQQAMLKLIEGTIASVPPQGGRKHPNQETIDVDTSKILFICGGAFDGLDKVIGRRVEKATGIGFSADVKDLNGEKTLTDLFNLIEPEDLISYGLIPELVGRLPVQTALGELDEEALIQILTKPKNSVVKQFQEIFLMEGVKLIFKKPALAAIAKLAIKRKTGARGLRSILEDLLLNTMFELPSLEDASEVVIDKSVVEKTKDPIIVYKVKKPKTTKTKSAKKAS, from the coding sequence ATGGCAGAGCAAACAACAAGCAACAAAGGATTAAACTGTTCATTTTGCGGCAAAGAAAAATCTGCCGTTGCGCGTTTGATTGCAGGTCCTGGTGTTTATATTTGTAACGAATGCGTTGAATCTTGTCATGGTTTACTTGAAGAAGAAACCATAAAAAAAATGACTGAGGCGCACCAAGATTGGGATTACACACCTAAGCAATTACGCGATTTTTTAAACGAATATGTGATTGGTCAAGCACATGCAAAAAAAGTATTATCAGTTGCAGTTTATAACCACTATAAACGCTTGCAAAGTGGTTATATTTCTAATGATGTAGAATTAGATAAATCTAACATCTTAATGATTGGGCCAACAGGCTCGGGTAAAACATTATTAGCGCAAACTTTGGCACGGCTTTTGGATGTGCCGTTCACTGTTGCAGATGCAACTACTTTAACGGAAGCTGGTTATGTGGGCGATGATGTGGAAAATGTGATTAAAAGTCTATTATCAAAATGTGATTTTGACGCTGACCGTGCTGAACGCGGTATCATCTTCATTGATGAAATTGACAAGATTTCCCGTCGTTCAGATTCGCCATCAATTACCCGCGATGTTTCGGGTGAAGGCGTGCAACAGGCAATGTTAAAATTGATCGAAGGGACAATCGCTTCTGTGCCACCACAAGGCGGACGCAAGCATCCAAATCAAGAAACCATTGATGTTGACACCTCTAAGATTTTATTCATTTGCGGTGGTGCGTTTGATGGCTTGGACAAAGTCATTGGCAGGCGCGTTGAAAAAGCCACAGGTATCGGATTTTCAGCAGATGTCAAAGATTTGAACGGAGAAAAGACACTCACGGATTTATTTAATTTAATTGAGCCAGAAGACTTGATTAGTTATGGATTAATTCCAGAATTGGTTGGTCGTTTGCCAGTGCAAACTGCATTGGGAGAATTAGATGAAGAGGCTTTAATTCAAATTCTCACCAAGCCGAAGAACTCAGTGGTCAAGCAATTTCAAGAAATATTTTTAATGGAAGGTGTTAAATTAATCTTTAAAAAACCTGCGTTGGCTGCGATTGCAAAATTGGCGATTAAGCGTAAAACAGGTGCCAGAGGCTTGCGTTCTATCTTGGAAGATTTGCTATTAAACACAATGTTTGAATTGCCTTCATTAGAAGATGCGAGTGAAGTGGTGATTGATAAGTCCGTGGTTGAAAAAACCAAAGACCCAATTATTGTTTATAAAGTAAAAAAACCTAAGACTACTAAAACCAAGAGCGCCAAAAAGGCTTCTTAG
- the hflX gene encoding ribosome rescue GTPase HflX: MELFDKQKDAVGQGERTLLVYVELPNNRHIHNGMDEFAELASSSGLSVLKNLKVSRNNAKAKHFIGSGKVEELAELVKELELDLVIFSAELSPSQERNLEADLKCQVMDRTGLILDIFSLRASSFEGKLQVELAQLRHLSTRLVRGWTHLERQKGGIGMRGPGETQLETDKRLIAVRIKNITKRLDKVHKQRDLGRKSRIKNELPMVALAGYTNAGKSTLFNTITKAEVFANDQLFATLDSTIRRVILPASGEAVIADTVGFIQNLPHDLVAAFKSTLEETSQANVLLHVVDAADEYNIEKIEQVQEIITDIGADKVPSILVMNKIDCVENLEPRLDRDENGRIFRVWISAQTGDGIDLLYQALAEQLSGMMTRAKIQIDVKSAYIRSEIHNIGYIHNEKVDDFGQWVLEINVTHHYLSKILSLKGVTLLWEQKAQ, from the coding sequence TTGGAATTATTTGACAAGCAAAAAGACGCCGTCGGTCAAGGCGAACGCACGCTATTAGTCTATGTAGAACTCCCTAATAACCGACATATTCATAATGGTATGGATGAGTTTGCCGAATTGGCAAGCTCATCTGGTTTGAGCGTTCTCAAAAATCTAAAGGTCTCTCGTAACAACGCCAAAGCTAAACATTTTATCGGCTCTGGTAAAGTAGAAGAATTAGCGGAACTTGTTAAAGAATTAGAGCTAGATTTGGTTATTTTCTCAGCCGAATTATCCCCCTCGCAAGAGCGCAATTTAGAGGCAGACCTTAAATGCCAAGTCATGGACCGCACAGGTTTAATCTTAGATATTTTTTCCCTTAGAGCCAGTTCATTCGAAGGCAAATTACAAGTCGAATTGGCACAACTCCGACATCTATCGACTCGATTAGTCCGAGGTTGGACACATCTTGAAAGGCAAAAAGGCGGTATTGGTATGCGTGGCCCAGGTGAAACGCAATTAGAAACCGATAAACGATTGATTGCCGTGCGTATCAAGAATATCACCAAACGATTGGATAAAGTCCATAAACAGAGAGATTTAGGGCGTAAATCTCGTATCAAGAATGAACTGCCAATGGTGGCTTTAGCGGGCTATACCAATGCGGGAAAATCCACGCTATTTAATACCATCACCAAGGCAGAAGTCTTTGCTAACGACCAACTGTTTGCCACTTTGGATTCTACTATTAGACGCGTAATATTACCCGCATCAGGTGAAGCCGTCATTGCCGATACCGTTGGATTCATTCAAAACCTACCCCACGATTTAGTTGCTGCTTTTAAATCTACTTTGGAAGAAACCAGTCAGGCGAATGTGTTATTGCATGTCGTTGATGCTGCCGACGAATACAACATCGAAAAAATCGAGCAAGTGCAAGAAATTATTACCGACATTGGTGCCGACAAGGTTCCAAGTATTCTAGTAATGAATAAAATTGATTGTGTAGAAAATCTTGAACCCAGATTAGACCGTGACGAAAATGGCAGGATTTTTCGAGTATGGATTTCTGCACAGACAGGTGATGGCATCGACTTATTGTATCAAGCATTGGCAGAACAATTGAGCGGAATGATGACACGCGCCAAAATACAAATTGATGTTAAAAGTGCCTATATTCGCAGCGAAATTCATAATATCGGTTATATCCACAATGAAAAAGTGGATGATTTTGGGCAATGGGTACTTGAAATCAATGTCACTCATCACTATCTATCTAAAATATTAAGTTTAAAAGGTGTAACACTATTATGGGAACAGAAAGCACAGTAG